One stretch of Prionailurus viverrinus isolate Anna chromosome C1, UM_Priviv_1.0, whole genome shotgun sequence DNA includes these proteins:
- the ATG16L1 gene encoding autophagy-related protein 16-1 isoform X5 produces the protein MAAIGKTGKAAPNHVIFKKISRDKSVTIYLGKRDYIDHVDQIEPVDGVVLVDPALVKGKKVYVSLTCAFRYGQEDIDVIGLTFRRDLYFSQVQVFPPVGAVGAPTKLQESLMKKLGENTYPFLLTFPDYLPCSVMLQPAPQDTGKCCGVDFEVKAFARDSTEDEEDKVPRKSSVRLLIRKVQHAPLKMGPQPQAEAAWQFFMSDKPLHLAVSLDKEIYFHGESITVTITVTNNTDKTVKKIKALVEQVANVVLYSSDYYTKPVAEEETQEKVLPNSTLTTRLTLLPLLANNRERRGIALDGKIKHEDTNLASSTILKEGIDRTVLGILVSYHIKVKLTVSGEVASEVPFRLMHPRPEDPAKDSLQDENLVFEEFARQNLKDSGDTEEGKKDREAADE, from the exons ATGGCGGCCATCGGGAAGACCGGCAAGGCTGCACCAAACCATGTTATCTTCAAGAAGATCTCCCGGGACAAATCG GTGACCATCTACCTGGGGAAGAGAGACTATATAGACCATGTTGACCAAATAGAGCCTGTGG ATGGTGTCGTGTTGGTGGATCCTGCACTtgtgaagggaaagaaag TGTACGTCTCTCTGACCTGCGCCTTCCGGTACGGCCAGGAAGATATCGATGTGATTGGCCTGACCTTCCGCAGGGACCTGTACTTCTCCCAGGTCCAAGTGTTCCCTCCTGTGGGGGCCGTGGGGGCCCCCACAAAGCTTCAGGAGAGCCTGATGAAGAAGCTGGGGGAGAACACATACCCCTTCCTGCTCACG TTTCCTGACTACTTGCCCTGTTCAGTGATGCTGCAGCCTGCTCCACAAGATACGGGGAAG TGCTGTGGGGTCGACTTTGAGGTCAAAGCATTCGCCAGAGACAGCACGGAGGACGAGGAGGACAAAGTGCCCAGGAA GAGCTCCGTGCGTTTACTGATCCGCAAAGTACAGCACGCGCCCCTGAAGATGGGCCCCCAGCCCCAAGCAGAGGCCGCCTGGCAGTTCTTCATGTCCGACAAGCCCTTGCACCTCGCGGTCTCCCTTGACAAAGAG ATCTATTTCCATGGGGAATCCATTACTGTGACCATTACTGTGACCAACAACACAGACAAGACAGTGAAGAAGATTAAAGCATTAG TGGAACAAGTGGCCAACGTGGTTCTCTACTCGAGTGATTATTACACCAAGCCGGTTGCCGAGGAGGAAACACA AGAGAAAGTGCTACCAAACAGCACTCTGACCACGAGACTGACACTGTTGCCCTTGCTGGCCAACAACCGTGAGAGAAGGGGGATCGCCCTGGATGGGAAGATCAAGCACGAGGACACGAACCTGGCATCCAGCACCAT CCTGAAGGAGGGCATAGACCGGACTGTCCTGGGCATCCTGGTGTCTTACCACATCAAGGTGAAGCTCACGGTGTCAGG tgaAGTGGCCTCTGAGGTGCCTTTCCGCCTCATGCACCCCCGGCCCGAGGACCCAG CAAAGGACAG TTTACAGGATGAAAATTTGGTTTTCGAGGAGTTTGCTCGCCAAAATCTGAAAGACTCGGGAGATactgaggaagggaagaaagaccGGGAGGCCGCGGATGAGTGA
- the ATG16L1 gene encoding autophagy-related protein 16-1 isoform X7, whose translation MAAIGKTGKAAPNHVIFKKISRDKSVTIYLGKRDYIDHVDQIEPVDGVVLVDPALVKGKKVYVSLTCAFRYGQEDIDVIGLTFRRDLYFSQVQVFPPVGAVGAPTKLQESLMKKLGENTYPFLLTFPDYLPCSVMLQPAPQDTGKCCGVDFEVKAFARDSTEDEEDKVPRKSSVRLLIRKVQHAPLKMGPQPQAEAAWQFFMSDKPLHLAVSLDKEIYFHGESITVTITVTNNTDKTVKKIKALVEQVANVVLYSSDYYTKPVAEEETQEKVLPNSTLTTRLTLLPLLANNRERRGIALDGKIKHEDTNLASSTILKEGIDRTVLGILVSYHIKVKLTVSGEVASEVPFRLMHPRPEDPVYRMKIWFSRSLLAKI comes from the exons ATGGCGGCCATCGGGAAGACCGGCAAGGCTGCACCAAACCATGTTATCTTCAAGAAGATCTCCCGGGACAAATCG GTGACCATCTACCTGGGGAAGAGAGACTATATAGACCATGTTGACCAAATAGAGCCTGTGG ATGGTGTCGTGTTGGTGGATCCTGCACTtgtgaagggaaagaaag TGTACGTCTCTCTGACCTGCGCCTTCCGGTACGGCCAGGAAGATATCGATGTGATTGGCCTGACCTTCCGCAGGGACCTGTACTTCTCCCAGGTCCAAGTGTTCCCTCCTGTGGGGGCCGTGGGGGCCCCCACAAAGCTTCAGGAGAGCCTGATGAAGAAGCTGGGGGAGAACACATACCCCTTCCTGCTCACG TTTCCTGACTACTTGCCCTGTTCAGTGATGCTGCAGCCTGCTCCACAAGATACGGGGAAG TGCTGTGGGGTCGACTTTGAGGTCAAAGCATTCGCCAGAGACAGCACGGAGGACGAGGAGGACAAAGTGCCCAGGAA GAGCTCCGTGCGTTTACTGATCCGCAAAGTACAGCACGCGCCCCTGAAGATGGGCCCCCAGCCCCAAGCAGAGGCCGCCTGGCAGTTCTTCATGTCCGACAAGCCCTTGCACCTCGCGGTCTCCCTTGACAAAGAG ATCTATTTCCATGGGGAATCCATTACTGTGACCATTACTGTGACCAACAACACAGACAAGACAGTGAAGAAGATTAAAGCATTAG TGGAACAAGTGGCCAACGTGGTTCTCTACTCGAGTGATTATTACACCAAGCCGGTTGCCGAGGAGGAAACACA AGAGAAAGTGCTACCAAACAGCACTCTGACCACGAGACTGACACTGTTGCCCTTGCTGGCCAACAACCGTGAGAGAAGGGGGATCGCCCTGGATGGGAAGATCAAGCACGAGGACACGAACCTGGCATCCAGCACCAT CCTGAAGGAGGGCATAGACCGGACTGTCCTGGGCATCCTGGTGTCTTACCACATCAAGGTGAAGCTCACGGTGTCAGG tgaAGTGGCCTCTGAGGTGCCTTTCCGCCTCATGCACCCCCGGCCCGAGGACCCAG TTTACAGGATGAAAATTTGGTTTTCGAGGAGTTTGCTCGCCAAAATCTGA
- the ATG16L1 gene encoding autophagy-related protein 16-1 isoform X6, producing MAAIGKTGKAAPNHVIFKKISRDKSVTIYLGKRDYIDHVDQIEPVDGVVLVDPALVKGKKVYVSLTCAFRYGQEDIDVIGLTFRRDLYFSQVQVFPPVGAVGAPTKLQESLMKKLGENTYPFLLTFPDYLPCSVMLQPAPQDTGKCCGVDFEVKAFARDSTEDEEDKVPRKSSVRLLIRKVQHAPLKMGPQPQAEAAWQFFMSDKPLHLAVSLDKEIYFHGESITVTITVTNNTDKTVKKIKALVEQVANVVLYSSDYYTKPVAEEETQEKVLPNSTLTTRLTLLPLLANNRERRGIALDGKIKHEDTNLASSTILKEGIDRTVLGILVSYHIKVKLTVSGLLGELTSSEVASEVPFRLMHPRPEDPVYRMKIWFSRSLLAKI from the exons ATGGCGGCCATCGGGAAGACCGGCAAGGCTGCACCAAACCATGTTATCTTCAAGAAGATCTCCCGGGACAAATCG GTGACCATCTACCTGGGGAAGAGAGACTATATAGACCATGTTGACCAAATAGAGCCTGTGG ATGGTGTCGTGTTGGTGGATCCTGCACTtgtgaagggaaagaaag TGTACGTCTCTCTGACCTGCGCCTTCCGGTACGGCCAGGAAGATATCGATGTGATTGGCCTGACCTTCCGCAGGGACCTGTACTTCTCCCAGGTCCAAGTGTTCCCTCCTGTGGGGGCCGTGGGGGCCCCCACAAAGCTTCAGGAGAGCCTGATGAAGAAGCTGGGGGAGAACACATACCCCTTCCTGCTCACG TTTCCTGACTACTTGCCCTGTTCAGTGATGCTGCAGCCTGCTCCACAAGATACGGGGAAG TGCTGTGGGGTCGACTTTGAGGTCAAAGCATTCGCCAGAGACAGCACGGAGGACGAGGAGGACAAAGTGCCCAGGAA GAGCTCCGTGCGTTTACTGATCCGCAAAGTACAGCACGCGCCCCTGAAGATGGGCCCCCAGCCCCAAGCAGAGGCCGCCTGGCAGTTCTTCATGTCCGACAAGCCCTTGCACCTCGCGGTCTCCCTTGACAAAGAG ATCTATTTCCATGGGGAATCCATTACTGTGACCATTACTGTGACCAACAACACAGACAAGACAGTGAAGAAGATTAAAGCATTAG TGGAACAAGTGGCCAACGTGGTTCTCTACTCGAGTGATTATTACACCAAGCCGGTTGCCGAGGAGGAAACACA AGAGAAAGTGCTACCAAACAGCACTCTGACCACGAGACTGACACTGTTGCCCTTGCTGGCCAACAACCGTGAGAGAAGGGGGATCGCCCTGGATGGGAAGATCAAGCACGAGGACACGAACCTGGCATCCAGCACCAT CCTGAAGGAGGGCATAGACCGGACTGTCCTGGGCATCCTGGTGTCTTACCACATCAAGGTGAAGCTCACGGTGTCAGG cCTTCTTGGAGAGCTGACCTCCAG tgaAGTGGCCTCTGAGGTGCCTTTCCGCCTCATGCACCCCCGGCCCGAGGACCCAG TTTACAGGATGAAAATTTGGTTTTCGAGGAGTTTGCTCGCCAAAATCTGA
- the ATG16L1 gene encoding autophagy-related protein 16-1 isoform X4 — protein sequence MAAIGKTGKAAPNHVIFKKISRDKSVTIYLGKRDYIDHVDQIEPVDGVVLVDPALVKGKKVYVSLTCAFRYGQEDIDVIGLTFRRDLYFSQVQVFPPVGAVGAPTKLQESLMKKLGENTYPFLLTFPDYLPCSVMLQPAPQDTGKCCGVDFEVKAFARDSTEDEEDKVPRKSSVRLLIRKVQHAPLKMGPQPQAEAAWQFFMSDKPLHLAVSLDKEIYFHGESITVTITVTNNTDKTVKKIKALVEQVANVVLYSSDYYTKPVAEEETQEKVLPNSTLTTRLTLLPLLANNRERRGIALDGKIKHEDTNLASSTILKEGIDRTVLGILVSYHIKVKLTVSGLLGELTSSEVASEVPFRLMHPRPEDPAKDSLQDENLVFEEFARQNLKDSGDTEEGKKDREAADE from the exons ATGGCGGCCATCGGGAAGACCGGCAAGGCTGCACCAAACCATGTTATCTTCAAGAAGATCTCCCGGGACAAATCG GTGACCATCTACCTGGGGAAGAGAGACTATATAGACCATGTTGACCAAATAGAGCCTGTGG ATGGTGTCGTGTTGGTGGATCCTGCACTtgtgaagggaaagaaag TGTACGTCTCTCTGACCTGCGCCTTCCGGTACGGCCAGGAAGATATCGATGTGATTGGCCTGACCTTCCGCAGGGACCTGTACTTCTCCCAGGTCCAAGTGTTCCCTCCTGTGGGGGCCGTGGGGGCCCCCACAAAGCTTCAGGAGAGCCTGATGAAGAAGCTGGGGGAGAACACATACCCCTTCCTGCTCACG TTTCCTGACTACTTGCCCTGTTCAGTGATGCTGCAGCCTGCTCCACAAGATACGGGGAAG TGCTGTGGGGTCGACTTTGAGGTCAAAGCATTCGCCAGAGACAGCACGGAGGACGAGGAGGACAAAGTGCCCAGGAA GAGCTCCGTGCGTTTACTGATCCGCAAAGTACAGCACGCGCCCCTGAAGATGGGCCCCCAGCCCCAAGCAGAGGCCGCCTGGCAGTTCTTCATGTCCGACAAGCCCTTGCACCTCGCGGTCTCCCTTGACAAAGAG ATCTATTTCCATGGGGAATCCATTACTGTGACCATTACTGTGACCAACAACACAGACAAGACAGTGAAGAAGATTAAAGCATTAG TGGAACAAGTGGCCAACGTGGTTCTCTACTCGAGTGATTATTACACCAAGCCGGTTGCCGAGGAGGAAACACA AGAGAAAGTGCTACCAAACAGCACTCTGACCACGAGACTGACACTGTTGCCCTTGCTGGCCAACAACCGTGAGAGAAGGGGGATCGCCCTGGATGGGAAGATCAAGCACGAGGACACGAACCTGGCATCCAGCACCAT CCTGAAGGAGGGCATAGACCGGACTGTCCTGGGCATCCTGGTGTCTTACCACATCAAGGTGAAGCTCACGGTGTCAGG cCTTCTTGGAGAGCTGACCTCCAG tgaAGTGGCCTCTGAGGTGCCTTTCCGCCTCATGCACCCCCGGCCCGAGGACCCAG CAAAGGACAG TTTACAGGATGAAAATTTGGTTTTCGAGGAGTTTGCTCGCCAAAATCTGAAAGACTCGGGAGATactgaggaagggaagaaagaccGGGAGGCCGCGGATGAGTGA